TCCGGATAAGCGAGACGACGATCGTCGATTTTCGGTATTTGGCGATTATGGCGGCGGCGTATTACGGCGGCTTGCCGGCGTCTTTGCTGGCGGGGGCGATCGTCGCCGCCGCCCGGCTGCTGCTGTTCGAAGACTGGTCGCATGCCGCCTTTAACGGGGCGATCATGGCGGTGGCGGTCGGGATTGGGACCGGCGTGTTCGCTCTCGGTTCCCGCAGCGCCCGGAGGTACTGGTTCAGCTCGGTCGCTTTCACCTTGGTGGTTATCCTGATCGGGTTCGTCGGCGTGGTCGACAGCTTGCCTTCCGTGTACGGCTATATCGGCTGGGTCGTTGCGGGAAGCGTGTTCATTGCGGTCCAGGTCGGTTTCCTGGATCGGTCGAGCGGGCTGTTGGCCAGGCTTATCCAAACGGAGAAGGAATACCGCAAACTGTCGGCTCTCCACGAAGCGGTGATGGATGCCGCTACGGAGGTCGCCATCTATACCGTCGATCTCGAAGGGCGGATCGGCACGTTTAACCGAGGAGCAGAGAAGCTGCTCGGATACCGCGCGGACGAGGCGGCCGGCCATTCGGCTACGATGTTTCATGTGGAGGAGGAGTTAAACGCCCGCAGCTCGGAGCTTCGAGCCGAGCGGCACCGGGCGTTCAGTCCCTTCGAGGCGCTGGCGGCGCAATCTGCCGACGGACGCACGGAGGCGAGGGAATGGACGCTTGTCCGGAAGTCCGGCCGGAGAATCCGGGCGCTGGTGATGATCAGCCCCGTGCGGGACGATCCGTTCGCCAGCCGGATTGCCGGATACGTATTGATGGCGATCGATATCACGATGCGCAAAGAAGCGGAGGAACGGCTCCGGCAGGCGAACGTGCTGTTGACCGAACTGTCCTCGATGGACGGTTTGACGGGAATCGGCAACCGCCGCCTGTTCGAAGAGGGGCTGTATCGGGAATGGAATCGGGCTGCCGGACAAGGCTCTCCGATCTCACTGCTGCTGATCGGCCTCGACGGCTTCAGATCCTACAACGACAGGTACGGGCATCTCGCCGGCGAC
The nucleotide sequence above comes from Paenibacillus thermoaerophilus. Encoded proteins:
- a CDS encoding diguanylate cyclase domain-containing protein; translation: MLTDLIANFALLAGFVFIAGRLFRRGLERKRSAGYRLWAGVYHGLCGIALLLSSFRISETTIVDFRYLAIMAAAYYGGLPASLLAGAIVAAARLLLFEDWSHAAFNGAIMAVAVGIGTGVFALGSRSARRYWFSSVAFTLVVILIGFVGVVDSLPSVYGYIGWVVAGSVFIAVQVGFLDRSSGLLARLIQTEKEYRKLSALHEAVMDAATEVAIYTVDLEGRIGTFNRGAEKLLGYRADEAAGHSATMFHVEEELNARSSELRAERHRAFSPFEALAAQSADGRTEAREWTLVRKSGRRIRALVMISPVRDDPFASRIAGYVLMAIDITMRKEAEERLRQANVLLTELSSMDGLTGIGNRRLFEEGLYREWNRAAGQGSPISLLLIGLDGFRSYNDRYGHLAGDDALRRVALCLKQHAWRPSDCAARFGGDRFAVVLTACGADEAARLAETIRERIEAAGIAHEGAAGKVLTASIGVATMRPKPGDEGRHRLIDLAERRLLQAKQSGGNRVSGSSGRASVAAYPDL